Proteins encoded within one genomic window of Brienomyrus brachyistius isolate T26 chromosome 22, BBRACH_0.4, whole genome shotgun sequence:
- the si:ch211-256e16.3 gene encoding kelch-like protein 17 isoform X1 translates to MDAVSADLPGSSAAAPVLASASSPGDPGLPGTHLDSEDYMFVEAKHSSKVLEGLNSLRLNKAFCDVTLCCGGQEFPCHRIVLASFSSYFQAMFSTDLMESRQDRVAINGVEPQMIGMLVDYAYTAQVVISRANVQALLAAANLLDVQAVREACCSFMERQMDEGNCVGIHCFAEAHSCSQLEKCSMDYILQHFSAVCRQEEFLSLCADKLTEIISSDHLNVPKEETVFEAAMLWLNKCATRKTSFEKVLEHIRLPLMSPYYLHDAVESLPVVRESLRCQRLISEAKDYLLLQDRRGELYSTRARPRRSTGTAEVIVTVGGEDDKVVLRSVESYDPVTNQWKSLACLPFAVSKHGLVASGSTLYLAGGEFPDGSASREMWRYDPCFDSWLEMAPMNVARSELGEGAAASAPAGPGVDSDVASITRAQRSSILWPWQDLDFSFCVDTRDSRQHGLHGDTPPSLSLAGLVMLDGFVFAIGGWEGQSRLDSVECYDPQTNSWQFMESVKMAVTSPAVVALDGLLYVTGGAILEDGDGTDLTQVYNPKMCLWTEVAPMQIARSGSAACTLKGKIYVIGGWHASTENTDKVEYYDPQSNRWTMCAPMKERRYRPGVAAVDGKIYVLGGEEGWDRYHDTIERYCEETDTWEIVGEMPTSRSWLSCASLPLRKDVGASRPDTAPDATFCLE, encoded by the exons ATGGATGCTGTGTCTGCAGACCTGCCTGGTTCCTCAGCTGCAGCCCCTGTCTTGGCTTCTGCCTCAAGCCCTGGGGACCCAGGCCTACCCGGGACTCACCTGGACAGTGAGGACTATATGTTTGTGGAAGCCAAGCATTCCAGTAAAGTGTTGGAGGGGCTGAACAGCCTGCGCCTCAACAAGGCCTTCTGCGATGTCACGCTGTGCTGCGGAGGTCAGGAGTTTCCCTGTCATCGTATCGTCTTGGCTTCCTTCAGCTCCTACTTTCAG GCCATGTTCTCCACTGACCTAATGGAGTCAAGACAGGATCGCGTGGCCATCAATGGGGTGGAGCCACAGATGATTGGCATGCTGGTGGACTACGCCTACACGGCCCAGGTGGTGATCTCCCGGGCCAATGTGCAGGCCCTGCTGGCAGCCGCCAACCTGCTGGACGTGCAGGCGGTGCGCGAGGCCTGCTGCAGCTTCATGGAGCGCCAGATGGACGAGGGGAACTGCGTGGGGATCCACTGCTTCGCCGAGGCGCACTCCTGCAGCCAGCTGGAGAAGTGTAGTATGGACTACATCCTGCAGCACTTCAGCGCCGTGTGCCGGCAG gagGAATTCCTATCCCTCTGTGCAGACAAGCTAACGGAAATCATCTCAAGCGACCACTTGAATGTCCCGAAGGAGGAGACCGTGTTTGAGGCGGCCATGTTGTGGCTGAACAAGTGTGCCACCCGCAAGACGAGCTTCGAAAAG GTGCTGGAGCACATCAGGCTGCCTCTAATGAGCCCCTATTACCTCCATGATGCGGTGGAGTCGCTGCCAGTGGTCCGAGAGTCCCTGCGGTGTCAGAGGCTTATCTCTGAGGCCAAAGACTACCTTCTGCTACAGGACCGTCGCGGAGAACTTTACAGCACGAGAGCCCGGCCTCGTCGCTCCACAG GGACGGCAGAGGTGATAGTGACTGTCGGGGGCGAGGACGACAAGGTGGTCCTCCGCAGCGTTGAAAGCTACGACCCCGTCACCAACCAGTGGAAGAGTCTGGCTTGCCTCCCCTTCGCTGTCAGCAAGCATGGCCTGGTGGCCTCAG GCTCCACACTCTACCTGGCAGGGGGCGAGTTCCCCGACGGCTCGGCCAGCAGGGAGATGTGGCGCTACGACCCGTgtttcgactcctggctggaaATGGCGCCCATGAACGTGGCGCGCTCTGAGCTgggtgagggggctgcagcttcagCTCCTGCCGGCCCGGGAGTGGATTCGGATGTCGCCTCAATCACCCGAGCTCAGCGCTCGTCTATCCTTTGGCCTTGGCAGGATTTAGACTTCTCTTTCTGTGTAGATACTCGTGATTCCAGGCAACATGGTCTCCATGGTGACACTCCCCCATCCCTCTCACTCGCAGGCCTGGTCATGCTGGACGGCTTTGTGTTTGCCATTGGCGGCTGGGAGGGCCAGTCAAGGCTCGATTCGGTGGAATGTTATGACCCCCAGACAAATAGCTGGCAGTTCATGGAGTCTGTCAAGATGGCCGTGACCAGCCCGGCTGTGGTGGCCCTCGACGGGCTGCTCTATGTCACAG GGGGTGCCATCCTGGAGGATGGTGACGGCACAGACCTGACGCAGGTGTACAACCCTAAAATGTGCCTCTGGACCGAGGTAGCGCCTATGCAGATCGCCCGCTCCGGTTCGGCCGCCTGCACGCTGAAGGGCAAGATCTACGTCATCG gagggtggcacgcGTCCACCGAAAACACAGACAAGGTAGAGTACTATGATCCTCAGAGTAACCGGTGGACCATGTGTGCCCCGATGAAGGAGAGGCGCTACCGTCCAGGCGTGGCAGCCGTGGATGGCAAGATCTACGTGCTGGGTGGCGAAGAGGGTTGGGACAG gtaccACGACACCATTGAGCGATACTGTGAGGAGACAGACACCTGGGAGATCGTGGGCGAGATGCCGACCAGCCGCAGCTGGCTGAGCTGCGCCTCGCTGCCTTTGAGGAAGGACGTGGGCGCTTCCCGCCCAGACACGGCCCCCGACGCCACATTCTGTCTGGAATAA
- the si:ch211-256e16.3 gene encoding kelch-like protein 20 isoform X2: MDAVSADLPGSSAAAPVLASASSPGDPGLPGTHLDSEDYMFVEAKHSSKVLEGLNSLRLNKAFCDVTLCCGGQEFPCHRIVLASFSSYFQAMFSTDLMESRQDRVAINGVEPQMIGMLVDYAYTAQVVISRANVQALLAAANLLDVQAVREACCSFMERQMDEGNCVGIHCFAEAHSCSQLEKCSMDYILQHFSAVCRQEEFLSLCADKLTEIISSDHLNVPKEETVFEAAMLWLNKCATRKTSFEKVLEHIRLPLMSPYYLHDAVESLPVVRESLRCQRLISEAKDYLLLQDRRGELYSTRARPRRSTGTAEVIVTVGGEDDKVVLRSVESYDPVTNQWKSLACLPFAVSKHGLVASGSTLYLAGGEFPDGSASREMWRYDPCFDSWLEMAPMNVARSELGLVMLDGFVFAIGGWEGQSRLDSVECYDPQTNSWQFMESVKMAVTSPAVVALDGLLYVTGGAILEDGDGTDLTQVYNPKMCLWTEVAPMQIARSGSAACTLKGKIYVIGGWHASTENTDKVEYYDPQSNRWTMCAPMKERRYRPGVAAVDGKIYVLGGEEGWDRYHDTIERYCEETDTWEIVGEMPTSRSWLSCASLPLRKDVGASRPDTAPDATFCLE; encoded by the exons ATGGATGCTGTGTCTGCAGACCTGCCTGGTTCCTCAGCTGCAGCCCCTGTCTTGGCTTCTGCCTCAAGCCCTGGGGACCCAGGCCTACCCGGGACTCACCTGGACAGTGAGGACTATATGTTTGTGGAAGCCAAGCATTCCAGTAAAGTGTTGGAGGGGCTGAACAGCCTGCGCCTCAACAAGGCCTTCTGCGATGTCACGCTGTGCTGCGGAGGTCAGGAGTTTCCCTGTCATCGTATCGTCTTGGCTTCCTTCAGCTCCTACTTTCAG GCCATGTTCTCCACTGACCTAATGGAGTCAAGACAGGATCGCGTGGCCATCAATGGGGTGGAGCCACAGATGATTGGCATGCTGGTGGACTACGCCTACACGGCCCAGGTGGTGATCTCCCGGGCCAATGTGCAGGCCCTGCTGGCAGCCGCCAACCTGCTGGACGTGCAGGCGGTGCGCGAGGCCTGCTGCAGCTTCATGGAGCGCCAGATGGACGAGGGGAACTGCGTGGGGATCCACTGCTTCGCCGAGGCGCACTCCTGCAGCCAGCTGGAGAAGTGTAGTATGGACTACATCCTGCAGCACTTCAGCGCCGTGTGCCGGCAG gagGAATTCCTATCCCTCTGTGCAGACAAGCTAACGGAAATCATCTCAAGCGACCACTTGAATGTCCCGAAGGAGGAGACCGTGTTTGAGGCGGCCATGTTGTGGCTGAACAAGTGTGCCACCCGCAAGACGAGCTTCGAAAAG GTGCTGGAGCACATCAGGCTGCCTCTAATGAGCCCCTATTACCTCCATGATGCGGTGGAGTCGCTGCCAGTGGTCCGAGAGTCCCTGCGGTGTCAGAGGCTTATCTCTGAGGCCAAAGACTACCTTCTGCTACAGGACCGTCGCGGAGAACTTTACAGCACGAGAGCCCGGCCTCGTCGCTCCACAG GGACGGCAGAGGTGATAGTGACTGTCGGGGGCGAGGACGACAAGGTGGTCCTCCGCAGCGTTGAAAGCTACGACCCCGTCACCAACCAGTGGAAGAGTCTGGCTTGCCTCCCCTTCGCTGTCAGCAAGCATGGCCTGGTGGCCTCAG GCTCCACACTCTACCTGGCAGGGGGCGAGTTCCCCGACGGCTCGGCCAGCAGGGAGATGTGGCGCTACGACCCGTgtttcgactcctggctggaaATGGCGCCCATGAACGTGGCGCGCTCTGAGCTgg GCCTGGTCATGCTGGACGGCTTTGTGTTTGCCATTGGCGGCTGGGAGGGCCAGTCAAGGCTCGATTCGGTGGAATGTTATGACCCCCAGACAAATAGCTGGCAGTTCATGGAGTCTGTCAAGATGGCCGTGACCAGCCCGGCTGTGGTGGCCCTCGACGGGCTGCTCTATGTCACAG GGGGTGCCATCCTGGAGGATGGTGACGGCACAGACCTGACGCAGGTGTACAACCCTAAAATGTGCCTCTGGACCGAGGTAGCGCCTATGCAGATCGCCCGCTCCGGTTCGGCCGCCTGCACGCTGAAGGGCAAGATCTACGTCATCG gagggtggcacgcGTCCACCGAAAACACAGACAAGGTAGAGTACTATGATCCTCAGAGTAACCGGTGGACCATGTGTGCCCCGATGAAGGAGAGGCGCTACCGTCCAGGCGTGGCAGCCGTGGATGGCAAGATCTACGTGCTGGGTGGCGAAGAGGGTTGGGACAG gtaccACGACACCATTGAGCGATACTGTGAGGAGACAGACACCTGGGAGATCGTGGGCGAGATGCCGACCAGCCGCAGCTGGCTGAGCTGCGCCTCGCTGCCTTTGAGGAAGGACGTGGGCGCTTCCCGCCCAGACACGGCCCCCGACGCCACATTCTGTCTGGAATAA
- the si:ch211-256e16.3 gene encoding kelch-like protein 17 isoform X3: MSRCAAEAMFSTDLMESRQDRVAINGVEPQMIGMLVDYAYTAQVVISRANVQALLAAANLLDVQAVREACCSFMERQMDEGNCVGIHCFAEAHSCSQLEKCSMDYILQHFSAVCRQEEFLSLCADKLTEIISSDHLNVPKEETVFEAAMLWLNKCATRKTSFEKVLEHIRLPLMSPYYLHDAVESLPVVRESLRCQRLISEAKDYLLLQDRRGELYSTRARPRRSTGTAEVIVTVGGEDDKVVLRSVESYDPVTNQWKSLACLPFAVSKHGLVASGSTLYLAGGEFPDGSASREMWRYDPCFDSWLEMAPMNVARSELGEGAAASAPAGPGVDSDVASITRAQRSSILWPWQDLDFSFCVDTRDSRQHGLHGDTPPSLSLAGLVMLDGFVFAIGGWEGQSRLDSVECYDPQTNSWQFMESVKMAVTSPAVVALDGLLYVTGGAILEDGDGTDLTQVYNPKMCLWTEVAPMQIARSGSAACTLKGKIYVIGGWHASTENTDKVEYYDPQSNRWTMCAPMKERRYRPGVAAVDGKIYVLGGEEGWDRYHDTIERYCEETDTWEIVGEMPTSRSWLSCASLPLRKDVGASRPDTAPDATFCLE, encoded by the exons ATGTCACGCTGTGCTGCGGAG GCCATGTTCTCCACTGACCTAATGGAGTCAAGACAGGATCGCGTGGCCATCAATGGGGTGGAGCCACAGATGATTGGCATGCTGGTGGACTACGCCTACACGGCCCAGGTGGTGATCTCCCGGGCCAATGTGCAGGCCCTGCTGGCAGCCGCCAACCTGCTGGACGTGCAGGCGGTGCGCGAGGCCTGCTGCAGCTTCATGGAGCGCCAGATGGACGAGGGGAACTGCGTGGGGATCCACTGCTTCGCCGAGGCGCACTCCTGCAGCCAGCTGGAGAAGTGTAGTATGGACTACATCCTGCAGCACTTCAGCGCCGTGTGCCGGCAG gagGAATTCCTATCCCTCTGTGCAGACAAGCTAACGGAAATCATCTCAAGCGACCACTTGAATGTCCCGAAGGAGGAGACCGTGTTTGAGGCGGCCATGTTGTGGCTGAACAAGTGTGCCACCCGCAAGACGAGCTTCGAAAAG GTGCTGGAGCACATCAGGCTGCCTCTAATGAGCCCCTATTACCTCCATGATGCGGTGGAGTCGCTGCCAGTGGTCCGAGAGTCCCTGCGGTGTCAGAGGCTTATCTCTGAGGCCAAAGACTACCTTCTGCTACAGGACCGTCGCGGAGAACTTTACAGCACGAGAGCCCGGCCTCGTCGCTCCACAG GGACGGCAGAGGTGATAGTGACTGTCGGGGGCGAGGACGACAAGGTGGTCCTCCGCAGCGTTGAAAGCTACGACCCCGTCACCAACCAGTGGAAGAGTCTGGCTTGCCTCCCCTTCGCTGTCAGCAAGCATGGCCTGGTGGCCTCAG GCTCCACACTCTACCTGGCAGGGGGCGAGTTCCCCGACGGCTCGGCCAGCAGGGAGATGTGGCGCTACGACCCGTgtttcgactcctggctggaaATGGCGCCCATGAACGTGGCGCGCTCTGAGCTgggtgagggggctgcagcttcagCTCCTGCCGGCCCGGGAGTGGATTCGGATGTCGCCTCAATCACCCGAGCTCAGCGCTCGTCTATCCTTTGGCCTTGGCAGGATTTAGACTTCTCTTTCTGTGTAGATACTCGTGATTCCAGGCAACATGGTCTCCATGGTGACACTCCCCCATCCCTCTCACTCGCAGGCCTGGTCATGCTGGACGGCTTTGTGTTTGCCATTGGCGGCTGGGAGGGCCAGTCAAGGCTCGATTCGGTGGAATGTTATGACCCCCAGACAAATAGCTGGCAGTTCATGGAGTCTGTCAAGATGGCCGTGACCAGCCCGGCTGTGGTGGCCCTCGACGGGCTGCTCTATGTCACAG GGGGTGCCATCCTGGAGGATGGTGACGGCACAGACCTGACGCAGGTGTACAACCCTAAAATGTGCCTCTGGACCGAGGTAGCGCCTATGCAGATCGCCCGCTCCGGTTCGGCCGCCTGCACGCTGAAGGGCAAGATCTACGTCATCG gagggtggcacgcGTCCACCGAAAACACAGACAAGGTAGAGTACTATGATCCTCAGAGTAACCGGTGGACCATGTGTGCCCCGATGAAGGAGAGGCGCTACCGTCCAGGCGTGGCAGCCGTGGATGGCAAGATCTACGTGCTGGGTGGCGAAGAGGGTTGGGACAG gtaccACGACACCATTGAGCGATACTGTGAGGAGACAGACACCTGGGAGATCGTGGGCGAGATGCCGACCAGCCGCAGCTGGCTGAGCTGCGCCTCGCTGCCTTTGAGGAAGGACGTGGGCGCTTCCCGCCCAGACACGGCCCCCGACGCCACATTCTGTCTGGAATAA